One window from the genome of Bacteroidota bacterium encodes:
- a CDS encoding zinc-binding dehydrogenase, which produces MKAIVVEAPGGPDVLKLTTRPIPDVKPGWVLVRVKAFGLNRSEMYTRQGHSGDFVPFPRILGIECVGEVADPSDGGFAVGQRVVAMMGQMGRAYDGGYAQYALLPRAQLIPVETTLPWDELGAIPETFITAYGSLDQLKLQARQTLLIRGGTSAAGMAAATIAKDMGVTVLATTRNPAKKPALVANGVDAVFIDKGAIATAVRRIYPRGVDAVLELVGQPTLEDSIACLEATGIICQTGLLGDKWDYWVTGLDGVAETIRTTTYSSEAVTAANSAATLQTIVTRVEAGRYRLNIDRIFEMEEIVEAHTIMEESRAKGKLVVRTGV; this is translated from the coding sequence ATGAAAGCAATAGTTGTTGAAGCACCTGGTGGGCCAGATGTACTTAAATTAACCACGCGTCCTATACCTGACGTCAAGCCGGGTTGGGTGCTGGTGCGGGTAAAAGCGTTTGGTTTGAATCGATCAGAAATGTATACGCGCCAGGGGCACTCGGGTGACTTTGTACCGTTTCCAAGGATCTTGGGCATCGAATGTGTTGGCGAGGTTGCTGACCCATCCGATGGCGGGTTCGCGGTAGGGCAGCGTGTGGTTGCAATGATGGGACAGATGGGGCGCGCGTACGACGGCGGGTACGCGCAATATGCATTGCTGCCCCGGGCGCAGCTCATCCCGGTCGAGACAACGCTACCGTGGGACGAATTGGGGGCGATTCCTGAGACTTTCATCACAGCTTATGGCTCGCTGGACCAATTGAAACTGCAAGCTAGACAAACGCTGCTTATTCGTGGTGGTACGTCAGCGGCCGGCATGGCTGCTGCGACCATTGCCAAAGATATGGGCGTTACCGTACTGGCTACCACAAGGAATCCGGCAAAGAAGCCGGCCTTGGTGGCTAATGGTGTAGATGCTGTATTTATTGACAAAGGCGCAATTGCAACAGCCGTTCGCCGTATTTACCCTCGTGGCGTAGACGCTGTCCTCGAATTGGTAGGCCAACCAACCCTAGAAGATTCCATTGCCTGCCTCGAAGCTACAGGGATTATTTGTCAGACAGGATTACTGGGGGACAAGTGGGATTATTGGGTAACGGGTCTTGATGGCGTTGCAGAGACAATTCGAACAACAACATACAGCAGTGAAGCCGTTACCGCTGCCAATAGTGCTGCAACGCTGCAAACCATTGTGACGCGCGTTGAAGCAGGGCGATACCGCCTTAATATCGACCGTATCTTTGAGATGGAAGAGATTGTCGAGGCCCACACCATCATGGAAGAGAGCCGAG